Proteins encoded within one genomic window of Amycolatopsis sp. 2-15:
- a CDS encoding S1 family peptidase yields MRKRTLTACLLIGVTAALELATPASAGTSIVGGTNATETYTFMASIQTRNGDQICGASLIASQWLVTAGHCVSDPHTLDVADPAQYQFRVGSADRTRGGEVVGADRFIRHEKWDTDLNNDIALVHLTEPVVAAPVAIGATPKAGTPIRELGWGTTCVTHGCDAPVILQQLDTSIARASACNDPFFNPARQLCTDNNGGTANACRGDSGGPALINRDGRWLLVGATSHGQTDVCTEKAGIYTDVPFYRNWINQRIHS; encoded by the coding sequence ATGAGGAAACGAACCCTGACCGCGTGCCTACTGATCGGCGTCACAGCAGCGCTCGAGCTCGCTACGCCGGCGAGTGCAGGCACGTCAATCGTGGGCGGCACTAACGCGACCGAGACCTACACTTTCATGGCGTCCATACAGACCAGGAACGGCGACCAGATTTGCGGTGCCAGCCTGATCGCCTCGCAGTGGCTAGTCACCGCCGGGCATTGCGTGAGTGATCCGCACACGCTCGATGTGGCGGACCCGGCACAATACCAATTCCGGGTCGGGTCGGCCGATCGCACACGTGGCGGGGAGGTAGTCGGGGCTGACCGGTTCATCCGGCACGAGAAGTGGGACACGGACTTGAACAATGATATCGCCTTGGTGCACCTCACGGAACCGGTCGTCGCGGCTCCGGTCGCGATCGGCGCCACACCGAAGGCCGGGACACCGATTCGCGAACTCGGCTGGGGCACGACGTGCGTGACGCATGGCTGCGATGCTCCCGTGATCCTGCAGCAACTGGACACTTCTATCGCCCGCGCGTCGGCCTGCAACGACCCTTTTTTCAATCCTGCACGCCAGCTCTGCACAGACAACAACGGAGGCACCGCTAACGCGTGCCGTGGAGACTCGGGCGGCCCGGCTCTGATCAACCGCGACGGCCGGTGGCTGCTGGTCGGCGCCACCAGCCACGGACAGACCGACGTGTGCACAGAAAAGGCCGGTATCTACACGGACGTGCCATTCTACCGAAATTGGATCAACCAGCGTATCCACTCATAG
- a CDS encoding alpha/beta fold hydrolase: protein MSFTAQGPETETTIVLVHGLGGRRAQTAALADELSRDSHVVSVDLLGHGSSPAGEGARGMTAQIEALRQLIEDLSPARVALVGHSAGGTTALRMTNEAQEIEAAFLLDSSLIVSDAVKDWADRLASSLDRDGFHKTVNGLLRANLGDEAEATIADEVDQAVKDTDPEVGAALLRDAVAFDAPDEIRRSPSRIFYVRSSRPITAAQLHAVRPDVAFHRVEHAGHWVQMEQPRKVADIIRSHVFTSTGAPTHVAVPKPG from the coding sequence TTGAGCTTCACCGCGCAAGGACCCGAGACGGAAACGACGATCGTCCTCGTGCACGGCCTCGGCGGACGGCGGGCACAAACCGCCGCTCTGGCAGACGAGCTGAGTCGCGACTCACACGTCGTCTCGGTCGACCTCCTCGGACACGGCTCCTCGCCGGCAGGGGAAGGCGCTCGCGGCATGACGGCACAGATCGAGGCACTCCGTCAGCTCATTGAAGACCTCTCGCCGGCACGCGTAGCACTTGTCGGCCACAGCGCGGGCGGAACGACAGCATTACGCATGACGAACGAGGCGCAGGAGATCGAGGCCGCCTTTCTGCTCGATTCCTCGCTCATTGTCAGCGACGCCGTCAAAGACTGGGCAGATCGCCTGGCGAGCTCACTCGATCGCGACGGCTTTCACAAGACTGTGAACGGCCTTCTCCGTGCCAATCTCGGGGACGAGGCCGAGGCAACGATCGCCGACGAGGTCGACCAAGCCGTCAAAGACACCGACCCCGAGGTCGGTGCCGCGCTCTTGCGCGACGCCGTGGCTTTCGACGCGCCCGATGAGATCCGCCGAAGCCCATCGCGAATATTCTACGTGAGGTCGTCCCGGCCAATCACCGCCGCCCAACTTCACGCCGTGCGACCAGACGTGGCCTTCCATCGCGTCGAGCACGCCGGGCACTGGGTCCAGATGGAGCAACCGAGAAAGGTCGCGGACATCATCCGCAGCCACGTATTCACCTCAACAGGGGCGCCAACTCACGTTGCCGTGCCAAAGCCAGGCTAG
- a CDS encoding nuclear transport factor 2 family protein, with protein MAYYADRRTPAEQADLFAPDGVVTVYEGERQLRGSETLAAGFASFGCYEATTHFVGLRSRPRTGPVCNRPVRTPS; from the coding sequence ATCGCGTATTACGCGGATCGCCGCACGCCAGCGGAACAGGCTGATCTGTTCGCCCCTGACGGCGTCGTCACGGTGTACGAGGGTGAACGGCAGCTTCGGGGTAGCGAAACACTCGCCGCGGGTTTCGCAAGCTTCGGCTGCTACGAAGCGACTACGCACTTCGTCGGGCTGCGGTCTCGGCCGAGGACCGGCCCAGTGTGTAATCGTCCGGTCCGGACACCATCATGA
- a CDS encoding FAD-binding oxidoreductase, whose amino-acid sequence MRETLWNSALSSTRAEELAVLRQEVIGEVLVPGQPRYADECRQYNLLAALEPEVVVSAARAADVAAAVRFAGARGLPVAVKNSGHQVVSSARGAVLVTTRQMKGISIDVARRRARVAAGVIWQEVIDEAARHGLAPLSGSAPDVGVTGYTLGGGQSPVLGRSLGYAADHVHSLDVVTADGQLRTVTAESEPDLFWALRGCKGNFGVVTALEFELFPVTRFYGGSLYFAGAHLAEILHAWRVWVTGLPVEATSSIAVQRLPVLPELPEPLRGANVVHLRYAHLGSEQDAERLLAPMRAVEPAVLDAMSELPYTASRRIHNDPEDPMPYWDRTTSLREFSAEAVEAFVGVLGPESGSQLVNVEIRYLGGAFDREPAVANSVSTRGVPFVVFGFGVGGPDQAELMRGSLAAVIDALAPWSAERRMANFLSRDEATSPAEMEKVFGTERYARLVEIKKAHDPANVFRLNHNIPAA is encoded by the coding sequence ATGCGCGAAACTCTTTGGAATTCTGCCCTTTCGTCCACGCGAGCTGAGGAGCTGGCCGTCCTTCGCCAAGAAGTCATCGGTGAGGTTCTCGTCCCGGGGCAGCCGCGTTATGCGGACGAATGCCGGCAGTACAACTTGTTGGCCGCCCTGGAGCCCGAGGTTGTGGTCAGCGCGGCCCGCGCGGCGGATGTCGCGGCGGCGGTGAGGTTTGCCGGGGCCCGGGGGTTGCCTGTTGCGGTGAAGAACTCGGGCCATCAGGTGGTTTCCTCTGCGCGTGGCGCTGTGCTGGTCACGACGCGACAGATGAAAGGCATCTCGATCGACGTAGCGCGCCGAAGGGCTCGCGTGGCAGCCGGTGTGATTTGGCAGGAGGTCATCGACGAGGCGGCGCGGCACGGTCTGGCTCCGCTGAGCGGTTCGGCGCCGGACGTGGGGGTGACCGGGTACACGCTGGGCGGAGGGCAAAGCCCAGTCCTCGGTCGGAGCCTGGGCTACGCGGCCGACCACGTGCATTCCCTCGACGTTGTGACGGCCGACGGGCAGCTGCGCACGGTGACTGCCGAGAGCGAACCCGACCTGTTCTGGGCGCTGCGTGGTTGCAAGGGTAATTTCGGGGTGGTCACGGCGCTGGAGTTCGAGCTGTTCCCCGTCACTCGGTTCTACGGGGGCTCCCTGTATTTCGCGGGCGCGCACCTGGCCGAAATTCTGCACGCTTGGCGCGTGTGGGTCACCGGCTTGCCAGTAGAGGCGACTTCGTCGATCGCCGTGCAGCGATTGCCCGTGCTTCCCGAGCTGCCGGAGCCGCTGAGGGGAGCGAACGTGGTCCACCTCCGTTACGCGCACCTCGGGTCCGAACAGGACGCCGAGCGTCTGCTCGCCCCGATGCGCGCTGTCGAACCGGCGGTCCTCGACGCGATGTCAGAGCTGCCCTACACGGCTTCGCGGCGGATTCACAACGACCCCGAAGACCCGATGCCGTACTGGGACAGGACGACCTCACTGCGGGAGTTCTCCGCCGAGGCTGTCGAGGCCTTCGTGGGGGTCCTCGGTCCTGAGTCTGGTTCGCAGCTGGTCAATGTCGAAATCCGGTACCTGGGGGGTGCCTTCGATCGGGAGCCGGCCGTCGCCAACAGCGTCTCCACGCGGGGTGTGCCGTTCGTCGTGTTCGGCTTCGGCGTCGGCGGGCCTGATCAGGCCGAACTGATGCGCGGCAGCCTGGCCGCGGTGATCGACGCGCTGGCCCCGTGGTCAGCGGAGCGCCGGATGGCCAACTTCCTTTCCCGGGACGAGGCCACCAGTCCGGCCGAAATGGAAAAGGTGTTCGGTACCGAACGCTACGCCCGCCTGGTCGAGATCAAAAAAGCCCACGACCCGGCCAACGTGTTCCGGCTGAACCACAACATCCCGGCCGCCTGA
- a CDS encoding cytochrome P450 family protein, whose translation MRVVVDGKAMQDAHGFMAKLRASAPVCPASEARQAAAVLVTRYEDVRALVGDGRVRHDVRSKAEQEAAAEQRELTPREELMHRALGISMIYRDPPDHTRLRRLVNRAFTPRAVERLRPPLSTVIDELIAAFTPGRPVDLVAEFAVPLTTFAICELLGIPQDERAAFWGWSQEINDAELGDGYYEALAEAVAYLTALIERKRANPGTDLLSELIAVSDEDGDRLSADELVATSLLLLIAGHDTSVHLIANAVLCLLTSPDQLAALRADPSLVDNVVEEVLRYESPVNILPPRFAGSAIELAGGTIPEGEMVLLSVLSANRDESVFPDPDRFDITRSTAGHLAFGHGIHYCPGAPLARMEGRLAIAALVARFPHLRLAVPPAEVRWRDSTLMHGLESLPVRTGS comes from the coding sequence ATGCGGGTCGTTGTGGATGGTAAAGCGATGCAGGACGCGCACGGCTTCATGGCGAAGCTGCGCGCGTCAGCGCCGGTGTGCCCGGCTTCGGAGGCCCGCCAGGCGGCGGCTGTACTCGTCACCCGTTACGAGGATGTGCGCGCTCTCGTCGGTGACGGCCGCGTCCGCCACGACGTCCGGTCGAAGGCCGAACAGGAGGCCGCGGCCGAGCAGCGGGAGCTCACGCCGCGCGAAGAGCTGATGCACCGGGCGCTGGGCATCAGCATGATCTACCGCGACCCGCCCGACCACACGCGGCTGCGCAGGCTGGTTAACCGGGCCTTCACCCCGCGAGCGGTCGAACGGCTCCGCCCGCCGCTGTCGACGGTGATCGACGAGCTGATCGCCGCGTTCACTCCGGGCCGGCCGGTGGACCTGGTGGCCGAGTTCGCCGTGCCGCTGACCACCTTCGCGATCTGTGAGCTGCTCGGGATCCCGCAGGACGAACGCGCCGCGTTCTGGGGCTGGTCGCAGGAGATCAACGACGCCGAACTCGGCGACGGGTACTACGAAGCGCTCGCCGAAGCCGTCGCATACCTGACCGCCCTGATCGAACGCAAGCGGGCCAACCCCGGGACGGACTTGCTCTCCGAACTCATCGCAGTGTCCGATGAGGACGGTGACCGGCTGAGCGCGGACGAGCTGGTCGCCACTTCGCTGCTGCTGTTGATCGCCGGCCACGACACGTCGGTGCACCTGATCGCCAACGCGGTGCTGTGCCTGCTGACTTCGCCGGACCAGCTGGCCGCGTTGCGCGCCGATCCTTCGTTGGTGGACAACGTCGTGGAAGAGGTGCTGCGGTACGAGTCCCCGGTGAACATCCTGCCGCCGCGGTTCGCGGGCTCGGCGATCGAGCTGGCAGGCGGGACCATTCCGGAAGGCGAGATGGTGCTGCTGTCGGTGCTGTCGGCCAACCGCGACGAATCGGTGTTCCCGGACCCGGACCGGTTCGACATCACCCGGTCGACCGCCGGGCACCTGGCCTTCGGACACGGCATCCACTACTGCCCGGGCGCGCCACTGGCCCGGATGGAGGGCCGGCTCGCCATAGCCGCTCTGGTCGCGCGGTTTCCGCACCTGCGGCTCGCCGTCCCGCCGGCGGAGGTCCGGTGGCGCGACAGCACGTTGATGCACGGCCTGGAGAGCCTGCCGGTCCGGACGGGCTCATGA